The following proteins are co-located in the Bombus pyrosoma isolate SC7728 linkage group LG12, ASM1482585v1, whole genome shotgun sequence genome:
- the LOC122573571 gene encoding uncharacterized protein LOC122573571, with protein MYVNERLEFGGFLTLIFDVDLSYCLFRKIRLPGIPLLRSIFDKNLSKKPDKVEQRRRTLLITRPCWYRCGCRRSNPAEWPVVKMASYTLTSNKWRDVSVKLYFAMCAKDWEEDIADSHDLKQRTLKTH; from the exons ATGTATGTAAACGAGCGCCTAGAATTTGGAGGATTTCTCACCCTGATCTTTGATGTGGATCTAAGTTACTGCTTATTTCGAAAGATACGGTTGCCAGGTATACCGCTGCTGCGTTCGATCTTCGACAAAAATCTATCGAAGAAGCCCGACAAGGTCGAACAAAGGCGGAGAACATTGTTAATTACACGGCCGTGCTGGTATCGATGTGGCTGCCGTAGGAGTAACCCGGCCGAGTGGCCAGTAGTAAAGATGGCATCGTACACACTAACGAGTAACAAGTGGCGTGACGTTTCAGTTAAGCTTTACTTTGCGATGTGTGCGAAAGACTGGGAAGAAGATATCG cAGATTCTCATGATTTGAAACAACGCACATTAAAGACGCACTAA
- the LOC122573564 gene encoding protein suppressor of forked has product MTDDKTEFDWGNEKLQRAQKTVDESSYDLEAWSILIREAQNRPIIEVRPVFEKLVSVFPSAGRYWKIYIEQEMKMRNFEKVEKLFQRCLMKILNIELWKLYLSYVKETKASLATYKEKMAQAYDFALDKIGMDIHSYSIWNDYVTFLKSVEAVGSYAENQKISAVRKVYQRGVVNPMINMEQLWKDYMAFEQNINPIIADKMAIERSRDYMNARRVAKELEAVTRGLNRSAPSVPPTGHPEEVKQVELWKKYIAWERSNPLRTEDTSLVARRVMFAIEQCLLCLGHHPAVWHQAAHFLELSSKILTEKGDVNAAKNLSDEAATMFERATSTLLSKNMLLYFAHADFEEGRVKYEKVHQIYQKFLDIPDIDPTLAYVQYMKFARRAEGIKSARTVFKRAREDPRCKHHVYVAAALMEYYCTKDKNIAFRIFELGLKKFGDNPDYILCYIDYLSHLNEDNNTRVLFERVLSSGSLEPEKSVDIWNRFLEFESNIGDLASIVKVEKRRSAVLEKIKEFEGKETAQLVDRYKFLDLYPCTPMELRSIGYMEVSSVGRSTVGALPRIPDPEEAIASLPRPDISQMIPYKPKVNPLPGEHPVPGGSFPLPPAAAQLCTMLPPPGCFRGPFVAVDLLMDVFNRIQLPDHAPLPVADNGCDTKLFDLAKSVHWIVDESNDGVSIGSKRRRTRLGDDSEEEDLPPPPANDIYRQRQQKRVKKEKCSLRISGSDRTSWLCGTLLPMVLTFQVTTQVTSSRFSLFLRRIFLFRSVLLARGETIET; this is encoded by the exons atgacaGACGATAAAACAGAATTT gattggggaaatgaaaaattacaacgtGCTCAAAAAACGGTAGATGAATCTTCATATGATTTGGAAGCATGGAGCATCCTTATCAGAGAAGCACAAAACAGACCTATTATAGAAGTAAGGCCAGTTTTTGAAAAACTTGTCTCTGTGTTTCCTTCTGCAGGaagatattggaaaatttacattGAGCAAGAG ATGAAAATGCGCAACTTTGAAAAGGTGGAAAAG CTTTTCCAAAGATGCCTTATGAAAATCTTAAATATTGAGTTGTGGAAACTTTACCTTTCTTAcgtgaaagaaacaaaagccAGTCTTGCAACATACAA GGAAAAAATGGCGCAAGCATATGACTTTGCGCTGGATAAAATTGGTATGGATATCCATTCCTATAGTATATGGAATGATTACGTTACATTCCTTAAAAGTGTAGAAGCTGTTGGTTCATATGCTGAGAACCAGAAAATTAGTGCTGTGAGGAAG GTGTATCAAAGAGGTGTAGTTAATCCTATGATAAATATGGAACAATTATGGAAAGATTATATGGCttttgaacaaaatattaatccaATAATTGCGGATAAAATGGCTATTGAGCGTTCTAGAGATTATATGAATGCAAGACGAGTTGCCAAAGAATTAGAAGCGGTAACAAGAGGATTGAATCGAAGTGCTCCTAGTGTACCTCCAACTGGTCATCCAGAAGAAGTTAAACAG GTTGAATTGTGGAAGAAATATATTGCATGGGAACGTAGTAACCCTTTAAGAACCGAAGATACTTCTTTAGTTGCTCGCAGAGTAATGTTTGCTATAGAACAGTGTTTATTATGTTTGGGTCATCATCCTGCAGTGTGGCATCAAGCTGCACATTTTCTAGAGCTTAGctcaaaaatattaacagaGAAAGGAGATGTAAATGCTGCAAAGAATTTAAGCGATGAAGCAGCAACAATGTTTGAAAGAGCAACAAGTACATTGTTGTCCAAGAATATGTTATTATACTTTGCGCATGCCGATTTTGAAGAAGGAAGAGTAAAGTATGAAAAAGTTCatcaaatatatcaaaagTTCCTTGATATACCTGATATTGACCCTACACTA GCATATGTACAATACATGAAATTCGCAAGGCGCGCTGAAGGTATAAAATCGGCTAGAACGGTTTTTAAAAGAGCTCGCGAAGACCCAAGATGTAAACATCATGTATATGTTGCTGCCGCATTAATGGAATATTATTGCAcaaaggataaaaatattgcttttcgGATATTCGAATTAGGTTTAAAGAAATTTGGGGACAATCCTGACTATATACTTTGTTATATCGATTACCTGTCACATTTGAATG agGACAATAATACAAGAGTTTTATTCGAGAGAGTTTTATCATCTGGTAGTTTAGAACCTGAAAAATCAGT cgATATATGGAACCGATTTTTAGAATTTGAATCTAATATTGGAGATCTAGCAAGTATTGTAAAAGTTGAGAAACGACGTAGTGCTGTATTAGAAAAG atcaAAGAATTTGAAGGTAAGGAAACAGCACAATTAGTAGATAGATATAAATTCTTGGATCTATATCCATGTACTCCTATGGAGTTACGGTCCATCGGATATATGGAAGTGTCCAGTGTTGGAAGAAGTACAGTTGGTGCATTACCACGAATACCAGATCCAGAGGAAGCTATAGCATCATTGCCAAGACCTGATATATCACAAATGATACCCTATAAACCCAAAGTAAATCCATTACCTGGAGAGCATCCAGTACCAG gtGGATCTTTTCCATTGCCACCAGCTGCAGCACAACTTTGTACCATGCTTCCTCCACCTGGATGCTTCAGAGGACCATTTGTGGCTGTTGATTTACTCATGGATGTTTTCAATCGAATTCAGTTACCAGACCATG ctCCATTGCCAGTGGCGGATAACGGATGTGATACAAAATTGTTTGACCTAGCGAAATCCGTACATTGGATAGTCGACGAAAGTAACGATGGGGTTAGTATTGGATCCAAACGTAGAAGAACGCGCTTAGGTGATGACAGCGAGGAAGAAGACTTACCACCGCCGCCTGCAAATGACATATATCGCCAAAGACAACAAAAACGAGTcaa GAAGGAAAAGTGCAGTTTGCGCATATCCGGCAGTGACCGTACTTCCTGGTTATGTGGGACTTTATTACCTATGGTGTTGACG tttcagGTAACTACTCAAGTAACCAGTAGTAGATTCTCATTGTTCTTAAGGCGTATATTCCTGTTCAGATCGGTTCTACTTGCTCGCGGCGAAACTATCGAAACATAG